One genomic segment of Gossypium arboreum isolate Shixiya-1 chromosome 3, ASM2569848v2, whole genome shotgun sequence includes these proteins:
- the LOC108476088 gene encoding calmodulin-binding transcription activator 2-like isoform X4, with protein MADRASYSLAPRLDIDQILLEAQHRWLRPAEICEILRNYQKFHISSEPPTGPPSGSLFLFDRKVLRYFRKDGHNWRKKKDGKTVKEAHEKLKVGSIDVLHCYYAHGEENENFQRRSYWMLEQDLTHIVFVHYLEVKGRTIGGISHVSNSQTSSPSTSSYPDSHTKAPSGNADSTSPTSTLTSLCEDADSDGHQASSRFCTLPQQGNASVMDKIDSVFSNHCSPHQYPGWSSIPGVNEVSHLHGDRPRDIDYGTCTTEARRTPDLPSWEQDLGQYLPVCAAASSHTSATSIQPDTMSISLQQQNKMKGKLLTVESASPEFGNPLSTESNWQIPSADNALELPKWLMDSSSNFELPYDTRFFEQKTHDFQLPNALEEITSHDVLKDDDSDSVMKTYPENDIYLDGNVNYAFSLKKSLLNGEENLKKVDSFSRWITKELGEVDDLQMQSSSGLAWSTVECGNVSDDASLSPSLSQDQLFSIVDFSPKWAYIDLETEVLIIGTFLKSQEEVAKYNWSCMFGEVEVPAEVIADGILSCYAPPHNIGQVPFYVTCTNRVACSEVREFDYRAGVTKDINVFDIYGLTSREMLLRLKTLLSLKSFSPCNHHCQGVVEKRELIAKIISMKEEEERHQFVDPSSDQDLSEYEEKERLLQRLMKEKLYSWLLHKIMEDGKGPNILDEKGQGVLHLAAALGYDWAINPTVSAGVSINFRDVNGWTALHWAAFCGRERTVAILVSVGAAPGALTDPSPEFPLARTPADLASANGHKGISGFLAESSLTSYLSSLTMDDQKEAVQTVSDRIATSVNYNDAQDILSLKDSITAVCNATQAADRIHQMFRMQSFQWKQLRESSDAVSDEHVISLLTTKTRRPFQSDGVAHAAATQIQKKFRGWKKRKEFLLIRQRIVKIQAHVRGHQVRKQYKTFVWSVGILEKVILRWRRKGSGLRGFRRDAIIKPDPQCTPPEEDEYDFLKEGRKQTEERFQKALTRVKSMAQNSEGRGQYRRLLTLVQGIQENKACNMVLNSTEEVAVADEDFLDVDSLLDDDTFMSIAFE; from the exons ATGGCGGATCGAGCCTCGTATAGTTTGGCTCCCCGATTAG ATATTGACCAGATATTACTGGAAGCCCAGCATAGATGGTTGCGACCTGCTGAGATCTGTGAAATTCTTCGTAATTATCAAAAGTTTCATATTTCATCAGAGCCTCCTACTGGACCTCCGA GTGGttcactttttctttttgatCGGAAGGTTTTAAGATACTTCAGGAAGGATGGGCATAATTggaggaagaagaaggatggaaagACTGTGAAGGAAGCTCATGAGAAGCTGAAG GTTGGAAGCATTGATGTGTTGCATTGCTACTACGCCCATGGAGAAgagaatgaaaactttcaaaggCGCAGCTATTGGATGCTTGAACA GGATTTGACGCATATAGTTTTTGTGCACTATTTGGAAGTCAAG GGTAGGACAATTGGAGGCATAAGTCATGTATCAAATTCACAAACAAGCAGTCCTTCAACTTCTAGCTACCCTGATAGTCATACAAAAGCACCTTCTGGAAATGCGGATTCGACAAGCCCTACCAGCACTTTAACATCCTTATGTGAAGATGCTGATTCTG ATGGTCACCAAGCAAGTTCTAGATTCTGTACATTGCCCCAACAAGGAAATGCTTCTGTGATGGACAAGATAGATTCTGTTTTCTCGAACCATTGTTCTCCGCATCAGTATCCAG GTTGGTCGTCAATTCCTGGAGTAAATGAAGTTTCACATCTTCATGGAGATAGACCTAGGGATATTGATTATGGAACTTGCACGACTGAAGCTCGAAGAACACCTGATTTGCCATCTTGGGAACAAGACTTGGGGCAATATTTGCCTGTATGTGCTGCTGCATCTTCTCATACTTCAGCGACTTCCATTCAACCTGATACTATGAGTATCAGCCTGCAACAACAAAACAAGATGAAAGGAAAGTTATTAACTGTCGAGAGTGCTAGCCCAGAGTTTGGGAATCCTCTGTCAACAGAATCAAATTGGCAG ATTCCTTCAGCTGACAATGCATTGGAGTTGCCCAAATGGTTGATGGATTCATCATCAAATTTCGAATTGCCATATGATACTAGGTTTTTTGAGCAAAAGACTCATGATTTTCAGTTACCGAATGCTCTTGAGGAAATTACCAGTCATGATGTTCTAAAAGATGATGATTCTGATTCTGTCATGAAAACATATCCTGAGAATGATATATATTTGGATGGAAACGTCAACTATGCTTTCTCTCTGAAAAAATCATTACTTAATGGAGAAGAAAACTTGAAGAAAGTTGACAGTTTTTCACGATGGATTACTAAAGAACTTGGAGAAGTAGATGATCTGCAGATGCAGTCCTCATCTGGTCTTGCCTGGAGCACTGTTGAGTGTGGAAATGTATCGGATGATGCCTCTTTGAGCCCCTCTCTCTCCCAAGACCAACTTTTCAGCATAGTTGATTTTTCGCCAAAGTGGGCTTATATAGACCTAGAAACTGAG GTGTTGATTATTGGAACATTTTTGAAGAGTCAAGAGGAAGTAGCAAAATATAACTGGTCATGCATGTTTGGTGAAGTGGAGGTTCCGGCTGAGGTTATTGCTGATGGCATTCTTTCCTGTTATGCTCCACCTCACAATATTGGGCAAGTCCCATTTTATGTCACATGTACCAACAGGGTAGCTTGTAGTGAAGTCCGAGAATTTGACTATCGAGCTGGGGTCACTAAAGACATAAATGTTTTTGATATATATGGTCTTACTTCAAGAGAAATGCTGCTGCGACTTAAAACACTACTTTCTCTGAAATCTTTCAGTCCTTGTAATCATCATTGTCAAGGTGTTGTGGAGAAACgagaattaattgctaaaattaTATCAATGAAAGAGGAAGAGGAACGTCACCAGTTTGTAGACCCCTCATCTGACCAGGATTTGTCTGAATATGAAGAAAAGGAGCGCCTACTTCAGAGATTGATGAAAGAGAAGCTATACTCATGGCTTCTTCACAAAATAATGGAAGATGGTAAAGGGCCGAATATATTAGATGAGAAGGGGCAAGGTGTGCTACACTTAGCAGCTGCACTTGGTTATGATTGGGCAATAAATCCTACTGTTTCTGCTGGAGTGAGCATAAATTTTCGTGATGTGAATGGATGGACTGCACTTCACTGGGCTGCTTTTTGTGGCAG AGAGCGAACCGTTGCAATTCTAGTCTCTGTGGGAGCAGCTCCTGGAGCTCTTACAGACCCATCTCCAGAATTTCCTTTGGCCAGAACTCCAGCTGACTTGGCTTCTGCTAATGGACACAAAGGAATCTCTGGTTTCCTTGCAGAATCTTCCTTGACCAGTTACCTTTCTTCACTCACGATGGATGATCAGAAGGAAGCTGTACAAACAGTTTCTGATCGAATAGCAACTTCTGTCAATTATAATGATGCGCAAGACATACTGTCACTGAAGGACTCAATTACTGCTGTATGTAATGCTACACAAGCTGCTGATCGAATACATCAAATGTTCAGGATGCAATCCTTCCAGTGGAAACAGTTGAGAGAGTCCAGTGATGCTGTGTCTGATGAACATGTTATTTCACTTCTAACTACTAAGACACGCAGGCCATTTCAAAGTGATGGGGTAGCTCATGCTGCTGCAACACAAATCCAGAAAAAATTTCGTGgttggaagaaaagaaaagaattcttATTGATCCGGCAAAGAATTGTCAAAATTCAG GCCCATGTCAGAGGACACCAGGTGCGGAAACAGTATAAAACTTTTGTCTGGTCAGTGGGAATTCTGGAGAAAGTTATTTTACGGTGGAGACGTAAAGGGAGTGGCTTGCGAGGATTTCGTCGGGATGCAATTATCAAACCTGACCCACAGTGCACACCCCCAGAAGAGGACGAATATGATTTTCTCAAGGAGGGAAGAAAACAAACTGAAGAAAGGTTTCAGAAGGCACTTACTAGGGTAAAGTCCATGGCTCAGAATTCTGAAGGACGAGGTCAATATCGTAGATTGCTGACATTGGTTCAAGGGATTCAAGAAAATAAG GCTTGCAACATGGTTTTAAACAGTACAGAAGAAGTGGCTGTTGCTGATGAAGACTTTCTCGACGTCGACTCTCTTTTGGATGACGACACTTTCATGTCTATTGCATTTGAATAA
- the LOC108476088 gene encoding calmodulin-binding transcription activator 2-like isoform X3 has product MADRASYSLAPRLDIDQILLEAQHRWLRPAEICEILRNYQKFHISSEPPTGPPSGSLFLFDRKVLRYFRKDGHNWRKKKDGKTVKEAHEKLKVGSIDVLHCYYAHGEENENFQRRSYWMLEQDLTHIVFVHYLEVKGRTIGGISHVSNSQTSSPSTSSYPDSHTKAPSGNADSTSPTSTLTSLCEDADSEDGHQASSRFCTLPQQGNASVMDKIDSVFSNHCSPHQYPGWSSIPGVNEVSHLHGDRPRDIDYGTCTTEARRTPDLPSWEQDLGQYLPVCAAASSHTSATSIQPDTMSISLQQQNKMKGKLLTVESASPEFGNPLSTESNWQIPSADNALELPKWLMDSSSNFELPYDTRFFEQKTHDFQLPNALEEITSHDVLKDDDSDSVMKTYPENDIYLDGNVNYAFSLKKSLLNGEENLKKVDSFSRWITKELGEVDDLQMQSSSGLAWSTVECGNVSDDASLSPSLSQDQLFSIVDFSPKWAYIDLETEVLIIGTFLKSQEEVAKYNWSCMFGEVEVPAEVIADGILSCYAPPHNIGQVPFYVTCTNRVACSEVREFDYRAGVTKDINVFDIYGLTSREMLLRLKTLLSLKSFSPCNHHCQGVVEKRELIAKIISMKEEEERHQFVDPSSDQDLSEYEEKERLLQRLMKEKLYSWLLHKIMEDGKGPNILDEKGQGVLHLAAALGYDWAINPTVSAGVSINFRDVNGWTALHWAAFCGRERTVAILVSVGAAPGALTDPSPEFPLARTPADLASANGHKGISGFLAESSLTSYLSSLTMDDQKEAVQTVSDRIATSVNYNDAQDILSLKDSITAVCNATQAADRIHQMFRMQSFQWKQLRESSDAVSDEHVISLLTTKTRRPFQSDGVAHAAATQIQKKFRGWKKRKEFLLIRQRIVKIQAHVRGHQVRKQYKTFVWSVGILEKVILRWRRKGSGLRGFRRDAIIKPDPQCTPPEEDEYDFLKEGRKQTEERFQKALTRVKSMAQNSEGRGQYRRLLTLVQGIQENKACNMVLNSTEEVAVADEDFLDVDSLLDDDTFMSIAFE; this is encoded by the exons ATGGCGGATCGAGCCTCGTATAGTTTGGCTCCCCGATTAG ATATTGACCAGATATTACTGGAAGCCCAGCATAGATGGTTGCGACCTGCTGAGATCTGTGAAATTCTTCGTAATTATCAAAAGTTTCATATTTCATCAGAGCCTCCTACTGGACCTCCGA GTGGttcactttttctttttgatCGGAAGGTTTTAAGATACTTCAGGAAGGATGGGCATAATTggaggaagaagaaggatggaaagACTGTGAAGGAAGCTCATGAGAAGCTGAAG GTTGGAAGCATTGATGTGTTGCATTGCTACTACGCCCATGGAGAAgagaatgaaaactttcaaaggCGCAGCTATTGGATGCTTGAACA GGATTTGACGCATATAGTTTTTGTGCACTATTTGGAAGTCAAG GGTAGGACAATTGGAGGCATAAGTCATGTATCAAATTCACAAACAAGCAGTCCTTCAACTTCTAGCTACCCTGATAGTCATACAAAAGCACCTTCTGGAAATGCGGATTCGACAAGCCCTACCAGCACTTTAACATCCTTATGTGAAGATGCTGATTCTG AAGATGGTCACCAAGCAAGTTCTAGATTCTGTACATTGCCCCAACAAGGAAATGCTTCTGTGATGGACAAGATAGATTCTGTTTTCTCGAACCATTGTTCTCCGCATCAGTATCCAG GTTGGTCGTCAATTCCTGGAGTAAATGAAGTTTCACATCTTCATGGAGATAGACCTAGGGATATTGATTATGGAACTTGCACGACTGAAGCTCGAAGAACACCTGATTTGCCATCTTGGGAACAAGACTTGGGGCAATATTTGCCTGTATGTGCTGCTGCATCTTCTCATACTTCAGCGACTTCCATTCAACCTGATACTATGAGTATCAGCCTGCAACAACAAAACAAGATGAAAGGAAAGTTATTAACTGTCGAGAGTGCTAGCCCAGAGTTTGGGAATCCTCTGTCAACAGAATCAAATTGGCAG ATTCCTTCAGCTGACAATGCATTGGAGTTGCCCAAATGGTTGATGGATTCATCATCAAATTTCGAATTGCCATATGATACTAGGTTTTTTGAGCAAAAGACTCATGATTTTCAGTTACCGAATGCTCTTGAGGAAATTACCAGTCATGATGTTCTAAAAGATGATGATTCTGATTCTGTCATGAAAACATATCCTGAGAATGATATATATTTGGATGGAAACGTCAACTATGCTTTCTCTCTGAAAAAATCATTACTTAATGGAGAAGAAAACTTGAAGAAAGTTGACAGTTTTTCACGATGGATTACTAAAGAACTTGGAGAAGTAGATGATCTGCAGATGCAGTCCTCATCTGGTCTTGCCTGGAGCACTGTTGAGTGTGGAAATGTATCGGATGATGCCTCTTTGAGCCCCTCTCTCTCCCAAGACCAACTTTTCAGCATAGTTGATTTTTCGCCAAAGTGGGCTTATATAGACCTAGAAACTGAG GTGTTGATTATTGGAACATTTTTGAAGAGTCAAGAGGAAGTAGCAAAATATAACTGGTCATGCATGTTTGGTGAAGTGGAGGTTCCGGCTGAGGTTATTGCTGATGGCATTCTTTCCTGTTATGCTCCACCTCACAATATTGGGCAAGTCCCATTTTATGTCACATGTACCAACAGGGTAGCTTGTAGTGAAGTCCGAGAATTTGACTATCGAGCTGGGGTCACTAAAGACATAAATGTTTTTGATATATATGGTCTTACTTCAAGAGAAATGCTGCTGCGACTTAAAACACTACTTTCTCTGAAATCTTTCAGTCCTTGTAATCATCATTGTCAAGGTGTTGTGGAGAAACgagaattaattgctaaaattaTATCAATGAAAGAGGAAGAGGAACGTCACCAGTTTGTAGACCCCTCATCTGACCAGGATTTGTCTGAATATGAAGAAAAGGAGCGCCTACTTCAGAGATTGATGAAAGAGAAGCTATACTCATGGCTTCTTCACAAAATAATGGAAGATGGTAAAGGGCCGAATATATTAGATGAGAAGGGGCAAGGTGTGCTACACTTAGCAGCTGCACTTGGTTATGATTGGGCAATAAATCCTACTGTTTCTGCTGGAGTGAGCATAAATTTTCGTGATGTGAATGGATGGACTGCACTTCACTGGGCTGCTTTTTGTGGCAG AGAGCGAACCGTTGCAATTCTAGTCTCTGTGGGAGCAGCTCCTGGAGCTCTTACAGACCCATCTCCAGAATTTCCTTTGGCCAGAACTCCAGCTGACTTGGCTTCTGCTAATGGACACAAAGGAATCTCTGGTTTCCTTGCAGAATCTTCCTTGACCAGTTACCTTTCTTCACTCACGATGGATGATCAGAAGGAAGCTGTACAAACAGTTTCTGATCGAATAGCAACTTCTGTCAATTATAATGATGCGCAAGACATACTGTCACTGAAGGACTCAATTACTGCTGTATGTAATGCTACACAAGCTGCTGATCGAATACATCAAATGTTCAGGATGCAATCCTTCCAGTGGAAACAGTTGAGAGAGTCCAGTGATGCTGTGTCTGATGAACATGTTATTTCACTTCTAACTACTAAGACACGCAGGCCATTTCAAAGTGATGGGGTAGCTCATGCTGCTGCAACACAAATCCAGAAAAAATTTCGTGgttggaagaaaagaaaagaattcttATTGATCCGGCAAAGAATTGTCAAAATTCAG GCCCATGTCAGAGGACACCAGGTGCGGAAACAGTATAAAACTTTTGTCTGGTCAGTGGGAATTCTGGAGAAAGTTATTTTACGGTGGAGACGTAAAGGGAGTGGCTTGCGAGGATTTCGTCGGGATGCAATTATCAAACCTGACCCACAGTGCACACCCCCAGAAGAGGACGAATATGATTTTCTCAAGGAGGGAAGAAAACAAACTGAAGAAAGGTTTCAGAAGGCACTTACTAGGGTAAAGTCCATGGCTCAGAATTCTGAAGGACGAGGTCAATATCGTAGATTGCTGACATTGGTTCAAGGGATTCAAGAAAATAAG GCTTGCAACATGGTTTTAAACAGTACAGAAGAAGTGGCTGTTGCTGATGAAGACTTTCTCGACGTCGACTCTCTTTTGGATGACGACACTTTCATGTCTATTGCATTTGAATAA
- the LOC108476088 gene encoding calmodulin-binding transcription activator 2-like isoform X2 — MADRASYSLAPRLDIDQILLEAQHRWLRPAEICEILRNYQKFHISSEPPTGPPSGSLFLFDRKVLRYFRKDGHNWRKKKDGKTVKEAHEKLKVGSIDVLHCYYAHGEENENFQRRSYWMLEQDLTHIVFVHYLEVKGRTIGGISHVSNSQTSSPSTSSYPDSHTKAPSGNADSTSPTSTLTSLCEDADSDGHQASSRFCTLPQQGNASVMDKIDSVFSNHCSPHQYPGWSSIPGVNEVSHLHGDRPRDIDYGTCTTEARRTPDLPSWEQDLGQYLPVCAAASSHTSATSIQPDTMSISLQQQNKMKGKLLTVESASPEFGNPLSTESNWQIPSADNALELPKWLMDSSSNFELPYDTRFFEQKTHDFQLPNALEEITSHDVLKDDDSDSVMKTYPENDIYLDGNVNYAFSLKKSLLNGEENLKKVDSFSRWITKELGEVDDLQMQSSSGLAWSTVECGNVSDDASLSPSLSQDQLFSIVDFSPKWAYIDLETEKQVLIIGTFLKSQEEVAKYNWSCMFGEVEVPAEVIADGILSCYAPPHNIGQVPFYVTCTNRVACSEVREFDYRAGVTKDINVFDIYGLTSREMLLRLKTLLSLKSFSPCNHHCQGVVEKRELIAKIISMKEEEERHQFVDPSSDQDLSEYEEKERLLQRLMKEKLYSWLLHKIMEDGKGPNILDEKGQGVLHLAAALGYDWAINPTVSAGVSINFRDVNGWTALHWAAFCGRERTVAILVSVGAAPGALTDPSPEFPLARTPADLASANGHKGISGFLAESSLTSYLSSLTMDDQKEAVQTVSDRIATSVNYNDAQDILSLKDSITAVCNATQAADRIHQMFRMQSFQWKQLRESSDAVSDEHVISLLTTKTRRPFQSDGVAHAAATQIQKKFRGWKKRKEFLLIRQRIVKIQAHVRGHQVRKQYKTFVWSVGILEKVILRWRRKGSGLRGFRRDAIIKPDPQCTPPEEDEYDFLKEGRKQTEERFQKALTRVKSMAQNSEGRGQYRRLLTLVQGIQENKACNMVLNSTEEVAVADEDFLDVDSLLDDDTFMSIAFE; from the exons ATGGCGGATCGAGCCTCGTATAGTTTGGCTCCCCGATTAG ATATTGACCAGATATTACTGGAAGCCCAGCATAGATGGTTGCGACCTGCTGAGATCTGTGAAATTCTTCGTAATTATCAAAAGTTTCATATTTCATCAGAGCCTCCTACTGGACCTCCGA GTGGttcactttttctttttgatCGGAAGGTTTTAAGATACTTCAGGAAGGATGGGCATAATTggaggaagaagaaggatggaaagACTGTGAAGGAAGCTCATGAGAAGCTGAAG GTTGGAAGCATTGATGTGTTGCATTGCTACTACGCCCATGGAGAAgagaatgaaaactttcaaaggCGCAGCTATTGGATGCTTGAACA GGATTTGACGCATATAGTTTTTGTGCACTATTTGGAAGTCAAG GGTAGGACAATTGGAGGCATAAGTCATGTATCAAATTCACAAACAAGCAGTCCTTCAACTTCTAGCTACCCTGATAGTCATACAAAAGCACCTTCTGGAAATGCGGATTCGACAAGCCCTACCAGCACTTTAACATCCTTATGTGAAGATGCTGATTCTG ATGGTCACCAAGCAAGTTCTAGATTCTGTACATTGCCCCAACAAGGAAATGCTTCTGTGATGGACAAGATAGATTCTGTTTTCTCGAACCATTGTTCTCCGCATCAGTATCCAG GTTGGTCGTCAATTCCTGGAGTAAATGAAGTTTCACATCTTCATGGAGATAGACCTAGGGATATTGATTATGGAACTTGCACGACTGAAGCTCGAAGAACACCTGATTTGCCATCTTGGGAACAAGACTTGGGGCAATATTTGCCTGTATGTGCTGCTGCATCTTCTCATACTTCAGCGACTTCCATTCAACCTGATACTATGAGTATCAGCCTGCAACAACAAAACAAGATGAAAGGAAAGTTATTAACTGTCGAGAGTGCTAGCCCAGAGTTTGGGAATCCTCTGTCAACAGAATCAAATTGGCAG ATTCCTTCAGCTGACAATGCATTGGAGTTGCCCAAATGGTTGATGGATTCATCATCAAATTTCGAATTGCCATATGATACTAGGTTTTTTGAGCAAAAGACTCATGATTTTCAGTTACCGAATGCTCTTGAGGAAATTACCAGTCATGATGTTCTAAAAGATGATGATTCTGATTCTGTCATGAAAACATATCCTGAGAATGATATATATTTGGATGGAAACGTCAACTATGCTTTCTCTCTGAAAAAATCATTACTTAATGGAGAAGAAAACTTGAAGAAAGTTGACAGTTTTTCACGATGGATTACTAAAGAACTTGGAGAAGTAGATGATCTGCAGATGCAGTCCTCATCTGGTCTTGCCTGGAGCACTGTTGAGTGTGGAAATGTATCGGATGATGCCTCTTTGAGCCCCTCTCTCTCCCAAGACCAACTTTTCAGCATAGTTGATTTTTCGCCAAAGTGGGCTTATATAGACCTAGAAACTGAG AAACAGGTGTTGATTATTGGAACATTTTTGAAGAGTCAAGAGGAAGTAGCAAAATATAACTGGTCATGCATGTTTGGTGAAGTGGAGGTTCCGGCTGAGGTTATTGCTGATGGCATTCTTTCCTGTTATGCTCCACCTCACAATATTGGGCAAGTCCCATTTTATGTCACATGTACCAACAGGGTAGCTTGTAGTGAAGTCCGAGAATTTGACTATCGAGCTGGGGTCACTAAAGACATAAATGTTTTTGATATATATGGTCTTACTTCAAGAGAAATGCTGCTGCGACTTAAAACACTACTTTCTCTGAAATCTTTCAGTCCTTGTAATCATCATTGTCAAGGTGTTGTGGAGAAACgagaattaattgctaaaattaTATCAATGAAAGAGGAAGAGGAACGTCACCAGTTTGTAGACCCCTCATCTGACCAGGATTTGTCTGAATATGAAGAAAAGGAGCGCCTACTTCAGAGATTGATGAAAGAGAAGCTATACTCATGGCTTCTTCACAAAATAATGGAAGATGGTAAAGGGCCGAATATATTAGATGAGAAGGGGCAAGGTGTGCTACACTTAGCAGCTGCACTTGGTTATGATTGGGCAATAAATCCTACTGTTTCTGCTGGAGTGAGCATAAATTTTCGTGATGTGAATGGATGGACTGCACTTCACTGGGCTGCTTTTTGTGGCAG AGAGCGAACCGTTGCAATTCTAGTCTCTGTGGGAGCAGCTCCTGGAGCTCTTACAGACCCATCTCCAGAATTTCCTTTGGCCAGAACTCCAGCTGACTTGGCTTCTGCTAATGGACACAAAGGAATCTCTGGTTTCCTTGCAGAATCTTCCTTGACCAGTTACCTTTCTTCACTCACGATGGATGATCAGAAGGAAGCTGTACAAACAGTTTCTGATCGAATAGCAACTTCTGTCAATTATAATGATGCGCAAGACATACTGTCACTGAAGGACTCAATTACTGCTGTATGTAATGCTACACAAGCTGCTGATCGAATACATCAAATGTTCAGGATGCAATCCTTCCAGTGGAAACAGTTGAGAGAGTCCAGTGATGCTGTGTCTGATGAACATGTTATTTCACTTCTAACTACTAAGACACGCAGGCCATTTCAAAGTGATGGGGTAGCTCATGCTGCTGCAACACAAATCCAGAAAAAATTTCGTGgttggaagaaaagaaaagaattcttATTGATCCGGCAAAGAATTGTCAAAATTCAG GCCCATGTCAGAGGACACCAGGTGCGGAAACAGTATAAAACTTTTGTCTGGTCAGTGGGAATTCTGGAGAAAGTTATTTTACGGTGGAGACGTAAAGGGAGTGGCTTGCGAGGATTTCGTCGGGATGCAATTATCAAACCTGACCCACAGTGCACACCCCCAGAAGAGGACGAATATGATTTTCTCAAGGAGGGAAGAAAACAAACTGAAGAAAGGTTTCAGAAGGCACTTACTAGGGTAAAGTCCATGGCTCAGAATTCTGAAGGACGAGGTCAATATCGTAGATTGCTGACATTGGTTCAAGGGATTCAAGAAAATAAG GCTTGCAACATGGTTTTAAACAGTACAGAAGAAGTGGCTGTTGCTGATGAAGACTTTCTCGACGTCGACTCTCTTTTGGATGACGACACTTTCATGTCTATTGCATTTGAATAA